The following proteins are co-located in the Noviherbaspirillum sp. UKPF54 genome:
- a CDS encoding family 16 glycosylhydrolase: protein MTTQAPAQTTPAGPFGQDASQYTLSFDEEFNDGFNGNLWNDHIWYAGSNATKNFTVEDGKLKIWPQRDASGNFFDRTIDTDGKYYQQYGYFEMEAKLPKGKGTWPAFWLFNHINERRPEMDIMEAYAGGNGWGYTDASGIAHPNTYAATVWVGDYDGHQAGFKMYTEGTDLSADFHKYAVKWEPGKQTYYFDGKVVTTVNVSMTDPMYIMLDLWFGSASGTPDNSTPQGKDNSYEVNYVRAWKFK, encoded by the coding sequence GTGACAACGCAGGCTCCCGCGCAAACCACACCTGCCGGACCGTTTGGCCAGGATGCGAGCCAGTACACGCTGAGCTTTGACGAAGAATTCAACGATGGCTTCAACGGCAACCTGTGGAACGACCATATCTGGTACGCCGGTTCGAACGCCACCAAGAATTTCACGGTGGAAGACGGCAAGCTGAAGATCTGGCCGCAGCGTGATGCATCGGGCAACTTCTTCGATCGCACCATCGACACCGATGGCAAGTATTACCAGCAATACGGCTACTTCGAAATGGAAGCCAAGCTGCCAAAGGGCAAAGGCACCTGGCCGGCATTCTGGCTGTTCAACCACATCAACGAACGCCGTCCGGAAATGGACATCATGGAAGCGTATGCCGGCGGCAATGGCTGGGGCTATACCGATGCCTCCGGCATTGCTCATCCGAACACCTATGCCGCTACCGTATGGGTCGGCGACTATGATGGCCACCAGGCCGGCTTCAAGATGTACACCGAGGGCACGGACCTGTCGGCCGACTTCCATAAATATGCAGTGAAGTGGGAACCGGGCAAGCAGACGTACTACTTCGATGGCAAGGTCGTCACGACGGTCAACGTGAGCATGACTGATCCGATGTACATCATGCTGGACCTGTGGTTTGGCAGCGCCAGCGGTACGCCGGACAATTCGACGCCGCAGGGCAAGGACAATTCGTACGAAGTGAATTACGTCCGCGCCTGGAAATTCAAGTAA
- a CDS encoding polysaccharide deacetylase family protein has translation MSLPIPILLYHRIDNAKYSTSTSPLLFRQHLQWLKERGWRSLSADEFCFAMMTGRSFPARSFLITFDDGYESIRSTALAILREFDCKAISFLSTAFLRNPDDKCVPLSNIEHPEHYLSWTQARELQSSGIVDCQSHSHGHNNFTTYSAEKLKQDLAMSMYMLASELRLPKSHFSHLAWPWGLSQPAWRGIATAIGFKYQYGVSRQSARVNCPLDQIPRTCFDASSFSQFQRQVWLQSSHVAPIWDLAYPLGRKLRQFSSRIRNAA, from the coding sequence TTGAGCCTGCCGATTCCGATCCTCTTATATCATCGCATCGACAATGCGAAGTACAGTACGTCCACATCGCCCTTGCTGTTCCGGCAGCACTTGCAGTGGCTGAAGGAACGCGGCTGGCGGTCGTTGTCGGCTGATGAATTCTGTTTTGCGATGATGACTGGACGCTCGTTTCCGGCAAGATCGTTTCTGATTACATTCGACGATGGGTACGAAAGTATCAGAAGCACGGCGCTCGCTATCTTGCGCGAATTCGACTGCAAGGCAATTAGCTTCCTGTCCACCGCGTTCTTGCGCAATCCCGACGACAAATGCGTGCCGCTGTCGAATATCGAGCATCCCGAGCACTACCTGTCCTGGACACAAGCGCGCGAGCTGCAATCGAGCGGTATCGTCGATTGCCAGTCCCATAGTCATGGACACAACAATTTCACAACTTATTCGGCGGAGAAACTCAAGCAGGATCTCGCCATGTCGATGTACATGCTTGCGTCCGAATTAAGGCTGCCGAAAAGTCATTTCTCGCATCTGGCGTGGCCCTGGGGATTATCGCAACCCGCGTGGCGGGGCATCGCGACCGCTATAGGCTTCAAGTATCAATATGGGGTATCGCGCCAGTCCGCCAGAGTAAACTGTCCGCTGGACCAGATTCCCCGCACCTGTTTTGATGCAAGTTCTTTTTCCCAATTTCAACGGCAGGTATGGCTGCAATCAAGCCATGTCGCGCCCATCTGGGATCTAGCTTACCCCTTGGGGCGAAAACTGCGCCAGTTTTCGTCGCGCATCCGCAATGCCGCCTGA
- a CDS encoding family 16 glycosylhydrolase, producing the protein MYTLSFAEEFNGGFDSSRWNDHIWYESSNPTINYAVENGTLKIWPQRDASGNFFNRTIDTDGKYAQTYGYFEMEAKLPKGKGTWPAFWLFAHPGDRRPEMDIMEAYAGGNGWGYTDASGIAHPTTYGATVWVGDYANHQAGFKMYDSGLDLSAAFHKYAVKWEPTKQTYYFDGKEVLTVNVAMPDPMYIILDLWFGSASGTPDGTTPTGKTNSYEVNYVRAWKFK; encoded by the coding sequence TTGTACACCTTGAGCTTCGCGGAGGAATTCAATGGAGGATTCGATTCCAGCCGCTGGAACGACCATATCTGGTATGAGAGCTCCAATCCCACCATCAACTATGCGGTGGAAAACGGCACGCTGAAAATCTGGCCGCAGCGCGACGCATCGGGCAATTTCTTCAACCGCACCATCGATACCGACGGCAAGTATGCGCAAACCTACGGCTACTTCGAGATGGAAGCCAAGCTGCCGAAGGGTAAGGGAACCTGGCCGGCGTTCTGGCTGTTTGCCCATCCTGGCGACCGCCGTCCGGAAATGGACATCATGGAAGCGTATGCCGGCGGCAACGGCTGGGGCTATACCGATGCCTCCGGCATTGCCCATCCGACGACCTACGGCGCCACCGTATGGGTCGGCGACTATGCGAACCACCAGGCCGGCTTCAAGATGTATGACAGCGGCCTCGACTTGTCCGCAGCCTTCCACAAGTATGCGGTCAAGTGGGAACCGACCAAGCAGACCTACTACTTCGACGGCAAGGAAGTACTGACGGTAAACGTGGCGATGCCCGATCCGATGTACATCATTCTCGACCTTTGGTTCGGCAGCGCCAGCGGGACGCCGGATGGGACGACGCCGACAGGCAAGACCAATTCATACGAAGTCAATTACGTGCGTGCCTGGAAGTTCAAGTAA
- a CDS encoding methyltransferase domain-containing protein, which translates to MKINQSQSLAEQEATQEETEPAVHQPTLKVVYEAPKSQNFPIHKVYKIFQDYFRPRRKRAFMKLFPEVASGAPVVDLGGTAGWWKEDFPESVDISIVNIDDDHREEVTQSGFKFFRTDGRSLPFADKEFHLAFSNSVIEHVGDLGDQKRFAHEAMRCGRKLYLQTPNKWFPVEPHLMTAFIQWLPFKMSRRLLRYFSLWGLVAKPSQKQIDEFLRTTRLLSRSELKQIFPTAQIKEEKFLGMTKSFIVLIQ; encoded by the coding sequence ATGAAGATAAATCAATCGCAATCATTAGCTGAGCAAGAGGCAACGCAGGAAGAAACAGAACCAGCAGTGCATCAACCTACGTTGAAGGTTGTTTATGAAGCACCGAAATCGCAGAATTTTCCCATCCATAAGGTCTACAAGATTTTTCAAGACTATTTTCGGCCGAGGCGCAAAAGAGCATTCATGAAGCTTTTCCCGGAGGTCGCATCAGGCGCGCCTGTCGTGGACCTGGGAGGGACCGCGGGCTGGTGGAAGGAGGACTTTCCAGAGAGCGTAGACATATCGATCGTCAATATCGACGATGACCACCGCGAGGAAGTAACCCAAAGCGGCTTCAAATTTTTCAGGACGGATGGCAGGAGCCTGCCGTTTGCCGACAAGGAGTTCCACCTTGCCTTTTCAAATTCCGTGATTGAGCATGTGGGTGATCTAGGGGACCAAAAGCGATTCGCGCATGAAGCCATGCGATGCGGCCGCAAGCTCTATCTGCAAACACCGAACAAATGGTTTCCGGTCGAACCTCACCTGATGACCGCGTTCATTCAATGGCTGCCTTTCAAGATGTCGCGGCGCTTGCTCCGATATTTCTCCTTGTGGGGGTTGGTCGCCAAACCTTCCCAAAAGCAGATCGACGAATTTTTGCGCACGACACGCCTGCTCAGCAGGTCGGAGCTGAAACAAATCTTTCCAACCGCGCAAATTAAAGAAGAGAAATTTCTTGGCATGACAAAATCATTCATCGTGCTTATTCAATAA
- a CDS encoding phosphomannomutase/phosphoglucomutase translates to MLPLSQSIFKAYDIRGIIGKTLDIGIARQIGQAFGTAARIKGEQTVVIGRDGRLSGPELAKALASGLQRSGIDVIDLGVVATPMLYFATHVLDAQSGIMVTGSHNPPDYNGFKMVLAGEAIYGDTIQGLYQAIVKGDFAQGNGSYRSHDIRQAYMERIVSDVKMARPMKIAIDCGNGVAGAFAGDLYRALGCEVRELFCDVDGHFPNHHPDPAHPENLQDLIRCLTETDAEIGLAFDGDGDRLGVVTKDGQIIYPDRQLMLFAQDVLTRHPGREILYDVKCTRHIAPWVQRHGGVPLMWKTGHSLVKAKMRETGAPLGGEMSGHLFFKDRWYGFDDGLYAGARLLELLSRVADPSAVLNALPQAVSTPELQLKLEEGENFALIAKLQKEAQFPGAQRVVTIDGLRVEYADGFGLARSSNTTPVVVMRFEGESDEALQRIQNEFKRVILASKANAALPF, encoded by the coding sequence TTGTTACCTCTCTCTCAAAGCATCTTCAAAGCCTACGACATCCGCGGCATCATTGGCAAAACCCTGGACATCGGCATTGCGCGCCAGATCGGCCAAGCCTTCGGCACCGCCGCCCGCATCAAGGGCGAGCAAACCGTGGTCATCGGCCGCGACGGCCGCCTGTCCGGCCCCGAACTGGCCAAGGCCCTCGCTTCCGGCTTGCAGCGCTCCGGCATCGACGTCATCGACCTCGGCGTGGTCGCCACCCCGATGCTGTACTTCGCCACCCACGTGCTCGACGCCCAGTCCGGCATCATGGTCACCGGCAGCCACAACCCGCCCGACTACAACGGCTTCAAGATGGTGCTGGCCGGCGAAGCGATCTACGGCGACACGATCCAGGGCTTGTACCAGGCCATCGTGAAGGGCGACTTCGCCCAAGGCAACGGCAGCTATCGCTCCCACGACATCCGCCAGGCCTACATGGAACGCATCGTCAGCGACGTCAAGATGGCGCGGCCGATGAAAATCGCCATCGACTGCGGCAACGGCGTGGCCGGCGCCTTTGCCGGCGACCTGTACCGGGCATTGGGCTGCGAGGTGCGCGAATTGTTTTGCGACGTCGACGGCCATTTCCCCAATCACCATCCCGACCCGGCCCACCCGGAAAACCTGCAAGACTTGATCCGCTGCCTGACAGAAACGGATGCCGAGATCGGGCTGGCCTTCGATGGCGACGGCGACCGGCTGGGCGTGGTGACCAAGGATGGGCAAATCATTTATCCGGACCGGCAATTGATGCTGTTTGCGCAGGATGTGCTCACGCGCCATCCCGGGCGCGAGATCCTGTACGACGTCAAGTGCACGCGCCACATCGCGCCCTGGGTGCAACGGCATGGCGGAGTGCCGCTGATGTGGAAGACCGGGCATTCGCTGGTGAAGGCGAAGATGCGGGAAACCGGCGCGCCCTTGGGCGGCGAGATGAGCGGGCACCTGTTTTTCAAGGACCGCTGGTACGGCTTTGACGATGGCTTGTATGCCGGGGCGCGGCTGTTGGAATTGCTGTCGCGGGTGGCCGATCCGTCGGCGGTATTGAATGCCTTGCCGCAAGCGGTGAGCACGCCGGAGCTGCAATTGAAGCTGGAAGAGGGCGAGAACTTTGCGCTGATTGCCAAGCTGCAGAAGGAAGCGCAGTTTCCGGGGGCGCAGCGGGTGGTCACGATCGACGGCTTGCGGGTGGAGTATGCGGACGGCTTCGGGCTGGCGCGCTCGTCGAACACGACCCCGGTGGTGGTGATGCGCTTCGAGGGCGAATCGGACGAGGCGCTTCAGCGCATCCAGAATGAATTCAAGCGCGTCATCCTCGCAAGCAAGGCAAACGCTGCGCTCCCGTTCTGA
- a CDS encoding family 16 glycosylhydrolase → MTPYGQNASDYALTFSEEFNSLDTNLWNDHMWYEGSNPTKNYAVEDGKLKIWPQRDASGKFFNRTLDTDGKYYQKYGYFEVEAKLPKGKGTWPAFWLFNHINERRPEMDIMEAYAGGEGWGYKDGSGVAIPNTYSATVWVGDYEGHQAGFKMYNAGIDLSADFHKYAVKWEPNKQTYYFDGKEVATVNISMNDPMYLMLDLWFGSASGTPDDSTPQGKDNSYEVNYVRAWKFN, encoded by the coding sequence ATGACGCCGTATGGCCAGAATGCCAGCGACTACGCGCTGACCTTCTCCGAAGAGTTCAACTCGCTGGACACCAACCTGTGGAATGACCACATGTGGTACGAGGGCTCGAACCCGACCAAGAACTATGCGGTGGAAGACGGCAAGCTGAAGATCTGGCCGCAGCGCGATGCATCCGGCAAGTTCTTCAATCGTACGCTCGATACCGACGGCAAGTACTACCAGAAGTACGGCTACTTCGAGGTGGAAGCGAAATTGCCTAAGGGTAAAGGCACCTGGCCGGCATTCTGGCTGTTCAACCACATCAATGAGCGCCGTCCTGAAATGGACATCATGGAAGCGTATGCCGGCGGTGAAGGCTGGGGCTACAAGGACGGCTCCGGCGTAGCGATCCCGAACACCTATTCGGCGACCGTCTGGGTTGGTGACTATGAAGGACATCAGGCAGGCTTCAAGATGTATAACGCCGGCATTGACCTGTCCGCAGACTTCCACAAGTACGCAGTGAAGTGGGAGCCGAACAAGCAGACTTATTACTTCGACGGCAAGGAAGTGGCAACGGTAAACATCTCCATGAACGACCCGATGTATCTCATGCTCGACCTGTGGTTCGGCAGCGCCAGCGGCACGCCGGATGATTCGACGCCGCAAGGAAAAGACAATTCCTACGAAGTCAATTACGTTCGCGCATGGAAGTTTAACTAA
- a CDS encoding FAD-dependent oxidoreductase → MFIDTRRVEQGAVIETTVCIIGGGVAGITLAMELDKKGIEVCLLESGGFNPDDDTRDLYRGEDVGEWRYNFADGSRSRFLGGSSNCWGGWCRPLDPWDFEKREWIAHSGWPFGLSELAPYYERTHALLKLGPNNFDPEFWERSINRSDVRRIPLVTGKVRDTISQFSPPARFGKLYRDTLKRSQRVRVFLYANATNIDTDSSGQKVTHIDVATLSGRRLKVCAKLYVLATGGIENARMLLASNKVQRAGLGNANDLVGRFFMDHPRLFSGNIKFAKQWSRNKLSDVKYHYMNAAVAAHGTCIAHQFALTSETLREERLLNARVWFSSVFPGEGSEGAQALFRCKQALLKKEQAGWKFSKDLMMMLSHPVDTMAYGYTRLFQPRWLIQGVKFQLIVEPEPDPNSRVMLSPSQKDQLGMNRVRVDWRLTSNVQRTFDRTLAILAEDMRRSGVAEVELDPPIEGRKWPADLEGTWHHMGTTRMHDSPKHGVVDRQCKVHGMTNLYVAGSSVFPTAGANFPTITLAALAFRLAEHIVVEVRSAGANFSMEAA, encoded by the coding sequence ATGTTTATCGATACTCGGCGTGTTGAGCAAGGCGCAGTCATTGAAACGACAGTCTGCATCATCGGCGGCGGCGTGGCGGGCATTACGCTGGCGATGGAACTGGACAAGAAGGGAATTGAAGTATGCCTGCTTGAAAGCGGCGGCTTCAATCCGGACGACGATACCCGCGATTTGTACCGCGGCGAGGATGTTGGCGAATGGCGCTATAACTTTGCCGATGGCAGCCGCAGCCGCTTTCTTGGGGGGAGCAGCAATTGCTGGGGCGGCTGGTGCCGTCCGCTCGATCCCTGGGACTTCGAAAAGCGCGAATGGATTGCGCACAGCGGCTGGCCTTTCGGCTTGAGCGAACTGGCGCCTTACTACGAGCGCACACATGCCCTCCTGAAGCTTGGGCCGAATAATTTCGATCCCGAATTCTGGGAGCGTTCCATCAACCGGTCCGACGTGCGCCGCATCCCGCTCGTGACGGGCAAGGTGCGCGATACGATTTCGCAATTCAGCCCGCCGGCGCGCTTCGGCAAGCTATACCGGGATACCCTGAAGCGTTCGCAGCGCGTGCGCGTGTTCCTGTATGCGAATGCGACCAACATCGATACCGATTCCAGCGGGCAGAAGGTCACCCACATCGATGTTGCGACACTAAGCGGGCGAAGGCTCAAGGTTTGCGCGAAGCTGTATGTGCTGGCTACCGGTGGAATCGAAAATGCGCGCATGCTGCTGGCCTCGAACAAGGTCCAGCGCGCCGGCCTCGGAAACGCGAACGATCTGGTCGGGCGCTTCTTCATGGATCATCCGCGCCTGTTCTCCGGCAATATCAAGTTTGCCAAGCAATGGTCGCGCAACAAGCTTTCTGATGTGAAGTACCACTACATGAATGCCGCGGTGGCGGCGCATGGTACCTGCATTGCGCATCAGTTCGCGTTGACATCGGAAACGCTACGCGAAGAAAGATTGCTCAATGCGCGCGTATGGTTTTCGTCGGTATTTCCGGGGGAGGGAAGCGAAGGCGCACAGGCTTTGTTCCGCTGCAAGCAGGCGCTGCTGAAGAAGGAACAGGCTGGATGGAAATTCAGCAAGGATCTGATGATGATGCTGTCCCACCCGGTGGATACCATGGCTTATGGATATACGCGCCTGTTCCAGCCGCGCTGGCTTATCCAGGGAGTGAAATTCCAGCTCATCGTCGAGCCGGAGCCGGACCCGAACAGCAGGGTAATGCTTTCACCATCGCAAAAAGATCAGCTCGGCATGAACCGGGTAAGGGTCGACTGGCGTCTGACATCCAATGTGCAGCGCACTTTCGACCGCACGCTGGCGATTCTTGCCGAGGACATGCGTCGCAGTGGCGTGGCCGAGGTCGAACTCGACCCGCCGATCGAGGGCCGGAAATGGCCTGCCGATCTTGAAGGCACATGGCATCACATGGGAACAACCAGGATGCATGATTCGCCCAAGCATGGCGTCGTCGACCGCCAGTGCAAGGTGCATGGCATGACGAACCTGTATGTTGCCGGTAGTTCGGTATTCCCGACGGCAGGCGCGAACTTCCCGACGATTACGCTGGCGGCTCTCGCATTCAGGTTGGCGGAGCATATCGTGGTGGAAGTCAGGAGTGCCGGTGCAAATTTTTCCATGGAGGCGGCGTGA
- the galE gene encoding UDP-glucose 4-epimerase GalE, which produces MSTHKTILVTGASGYIGSHTCVELLGAGYSVVALDNLCNSSPEALRRVEKITGCVIPFYEADVRDRLALNALLRTHRIDAAIHFAGLKAVGESTAQPLSYFENNVGGTVTLLEALGAAGVKRFLFSSSATVYGDPEEVPIKETARLSTTNPYGRSKLMAEQVLEDLGRADASWAIGRLRYFNPAGAHPSGLIGEDPRGMPNNLVPFIAQVAVGRRECLSVFGNDYPTPDGTGVRDYIHVVDLARGHVAALAELFRSGCSFTLNLGTGRGYSVLEMVAAFEQACGRRVPYRIVDRRPGDIAVCYADPTLAREVLDWQARKGLDEMCADHWRWQSMNPTGFQ; this is translated from the coding sequence ATGAGCACCCACAAGACTATCCTCGTTACCGGGGCATCCGGCTATATCGGTTCGCATACCTGCGTCGAGCTGCTGGGTGCCGGATATTCGGTCGTTGCCCTCGATAACCTGTGCAACAGTTCTCCTGAGGCGCTCAGGCGCGTGGAAAAAATCACCGGTTGCGTCATCCCGTTCTACGAGGCGGATGTGCGGGACCGGCTGGCGCTCAATGCGCTATTGCGCACGCATCGCATCGACGCCGCCATACATTTCGCGGGCCTCAAGGCGGTCGGCGAATCGACGGCCCAACCCTTGTCCTATTTTGAAAACAATGTCGGCGGCACCGTCACCTTGCTGGAGGCATTAGGAGCTGCCGGCGTCAAGCGCTTTCTGTTCAGCTCGTCGGCCACCGTCTACGGTGATCCGGAGGAGGTGCCGATCAAGGAAACGGCGCGCCTGTCCACCACCAATCCATATGGCCGATCTAAGCTGATGGCCGAGCAGGTGTTGGAGGACCTGGGCCGGGCAGATGCATCCTGGGCCATCGGGAGGCTGCGTTATTTCAATCCCGCTGGCGCCCATCCGAGCGGCCTGATCGGCGAAGACCCGCGTGGAATGCCCAACAATCTTGTTCCATTCATTGCCCAGGTCGCCGTTGGCCGGCGCGAGTGCCTGTCGGTGTTCGGCAACGATTACCCGACACCGGATGGAACAGGGGTAAGGGACTATATCCATGTTGTCGATCTGGCGCGCGGCCATGTGGCGGCGCTGGCCGAACTGTTCCGCAGCGGTTGCAGCTTCACTCTTAACCTGGGAACCGGGCGCGGCTATAGCGTGCTTGAAATGGTGGCAGCCTTCGAACAGGCCTGCGGAAGACGGGTTCCTTACCGGATCGTAGATCGGCGGCCCGGAGATATCGCGGTGTGCTACGCGGATCCGACGCTGGCGCGGGAGGTGCTCGACTGGCAGGCAAGAAAGGGGCTGGACGAAATGTGTGCCGATCACTGGCGCTGGCAGAGCATGAACCCGACCGGCTTTCAATAG
- a CDS encoding family 16 glycosylhydrolase, whose product MPVSSRKKREPGSQAEGKGASKSLAPYGQNPDGYILTFAEEFDHFNSRRWNDHIWYERSNPTKNYAVENGVLKIWPQRDAAGQFFNRTLDTDGKYQQTYGYFEMEAKLPRGRGVWPAFWLFAHPGERRPEIDIMEAYPAGEGWGFMDRSGMYRPNVYAATVWPGDGRSNAEGKAAGFVMYETHTDLSAGFHKYAVKWEPHRQTFYFDGKPTMTVHISMADPMYIILDLWFGGASGLPDDTTPQGKDNAFEVNYVRAWKFK is encoded by the coding sequence ATGCCAGTCTCCTCCAGGAAAAAAAGAGAGCCGGGCTCGCAGGCTGAAGGCAAAGGTGCGTCGAAATCGCTCGCGCCCTACGGCCAGAACCCGGATGGCTACATACTGACATTTGCGGAAGAGTTCGACCATTTCAACAGCCGCCGGTGGAATGACCATATCTGGTATGAGCGTTCCAATCCGACCAAAAACTATGCCGTTGAAAACGGGGTATTGAAGATCTGGCCGCAGCGAGATGCGGCCGGGCAGTTTTTCAACCGGACCCTGGATACTGATGGCAAGTATCAGCAGACTTATGGCTACTTCGAGATGGAAGCGAAGCTGCCGCGCGGACGCGGCGTGTGGCCTGCCTTCTGGCTGTTTGCCCATCCCGGCGAGCGCCGTCCCGAAATCGACATCATGGAAGCCTATCCGGCTGGAGAGGGCTGGGGTTTCATGGACCGCAGCGGCATGTACCGGCCCAACGTGTATGCCGCCACGGTCTGGCCCGGCGATGGCAGGTCGAACGCCGAAGGCAAGGCGGCCGGCTTCGTGATGTATGAAACCCACACGGATCTCTCGGCCGGCTTTCACAAGTACGCGGTGAAATGGGAGCCGCACAGGCAAACGTTTTATTTCGACGGCAAGCCGACCATGACAGTGCATATCAGCATGGCCGATCCGATGTACATCATCCTCGACCTCTGGTTCGGCGGCGCCTCCGGTCTTCCGGATGACACTACGCCGCAGGGGAAAGACAACGCCTTCGAAGTCAACTATGTGCGGGCATGGAAGTTCAAGTAA
- a CDS encoding family 16 glycosylhydrolase encodes MLSFDEEFNDGFNGNLWNDHIWYAGSNATKNFTVEDGKLKIWPQRDASGNFFDRTIDTDGKYYQQYGYFEMEAKLPKGKGTWPAFWLFNHINERRPEMDIMEAYAGGNGWGYTDASGIAHPNTYAATVWVGDYDGHQAGFKMYTEGTDLSADFHKYAVKWEPGKQTYYFDGKVVTTVNVSMTDPMYIMLDLWFGSASGTPDNSTPQGKDNSYEVNYVRAWKFK; translated from the coding sequence ATGCTGAGCTTTGACGAAGAATTCAACGATGGCTTCAACGGCAACCTGTGGAACGACCATATCTGGTACGCCGGTTCGAACGCCACCAAGAATTTCACGGTGGAAGACGGCAAGCTGAAGATCTGGCCGCAGCGTGATGCATCGGGCAACTTCTTCGATCGCACCATCGACACCGATGGCAAGTATTACCAGCAATACGGCTACTTCGAAATGGAAGCCAAGCTGCCAAAGGGCAAAGGCACCTGGCCGGCATTCTGGCTGTTCAACCACATCAACGAACGCCGTCCGGAAATGGACATCATGGAAGCGTATGCCGGCGGCAATGGCTGGGGCTATACCGATGCCTCCGGCATTGCTCATCCGAACACCTATGCCGCTACCGTATGGGTCGGCGACTATGATGGCCACCAGGCCGGCTTCAAGATGTACACCGAGGGCACGGACCTGTCGGCCGACTTCCATAAATATGCAGTGAAGTGGGAACCGGGCAAGCAGACGTACTATTTCGATGGCAAGGTCGTCACGACGGTCAACGTGAGCATGACTGATCCGATGTACATCATGCTGGACCTGTGGTTTGGCAGCGCCAGCGGCACGCCGGACAATTCGACGCCGCAGGGCAAGGACAATTCGTACGAAGTGAATTACGTCCGCGCCTGGAAATTCAAGTAA